From the genome of Spirochaetota bacterium:
TCAGTTAGGATATGATCCTAAAGCAGGGCTAACAGCAGTATTCACTGCATCCGAAACAAAGAAGACTACAACATTGGGTTCGGTTGCTGGGCTTGATCTTAAGAAAGCTTTATTTGCTATCTGGTTGGGACCAAAACCAGTTCAGGAAAGCCTTAAAAAAGCTATGTTAGGAATGTAAATATATGAGTAGGGAGTGCAGCGTGCACTCCCTTTTTATATTATTTTTTCATAACCTCAATAAATTTATCCAACCTGCCCTTTTCCTGAGCAACTTTAATTCCCATATCAGTGACTGTAGCTGGAATATCGGGTGCTGATGCTTTTTCTTTTAATGTTATAGCATGTGAACTACACGCACTGGCACATAATCCACACCCAATACATTGTGATGCATCTATTGTCTG
Proteins encoded in this window:
- a CDS encoding 4Fe-4S binding protein — encoded protein: QTIDASQCIGCGLCASACSSHAITLKEKASAPDIPATVTDMGIKVAQEKGRLDKFIEVMKK